One Sciurus carolinensis chromosome 10, mSciCar1.2, whole genome shotgun sequence genomic window carries:
- the LOC124994465 gene encoding centrin-4-like produces the protein MASDHHTSSEKRAGKIELNEMQKQEIKEAFDLFDADGSGTIDVKELKIALRALGFEPKKEEVKQMIAEMDKEGIGTISFENFFAIISVKMSEKDEKEEILKAFKLFDDDDTGRITLSNIRRAAKELGENLTDDELQEMLDEADCDGDGEINEEEFLRMMKKTTF, from the exons ATG GCATCTGACCACCACACAAGTTCAGAGAAAAGAGCAGGAAAAATTGAATTGAATGAAATGCAGAAGCAAGAAATTAAAGAGGCCTTCGACTTATTTGACGCTGACGGCTCCGGGACCATAGATGTGAAAGAATTGAAG ATTGCATTGCGGGCCTTAGGATTTGAACCAAAGAAGGAAGAAGTCAAACAAATGATAGCTGAAATGGACAAAGAAGGAATTGGCACcattagttttgaaaatttttttgccATTATAAGTGTAAAAATG agtgagaaagatgaaaaagaagaaatattgaaggCTTTCAAATTATTTGATGATGACGATACTGGGAGAATAACACTAAGTAATATCAGGAGAGCTGCCAAGGAGCTCGGGGAGAATCTAACAGACGATGAACTGCAG GAAATGCTTGATGAAGCTGATTGTGATGGGGATGgagaaataaatgaggaagaaTTCTTGAGAATGATGAAAAAGACCACTTTTTAA
- the Bbs12 gene encoding Bardet-Biedl syndrome 12 protein isoform X1: MNNERACAQPDARCRLSRIWFDPVDNSEPSLEEIKGSQLRQCQIEIRSTPKVDHESYVHAGRILTVASFFSCFRCCFVVMACRAVNKRRHVGLQQLSSFAETGRTFLGPVKSSKFVTSEDCLESVLISSTVRLLESLDLSSTVGQLLKEAVQAQNNTYKTGSSTLLFLVGAWSSAAEECLHLGVPVSIIASVMSEGVDSCIEEVASLQVPVHSVFGHGDNTKTISGLETPRVGSCPFLQVPAGAGGIKEEHDFKDAASQSLTMYSPSRRPVKLPEFFNLPAKVKAGTEASQALRSSLHTDTCSRKSALILSRHFNQADDSLWISKPDGFLEQHSTATPETYRCRDLVELAVGLSHGDLSTMELVEAAARLQYQKACVRQGHCTVPFVFDVSRVFACCLPGVPETFSCVCSGYVTVVSTASITLIKELENQPVQVVLIEGDLTESYHHLGFNKSANIKTVLDSTELPRDSSEERWASRVLQVLTQFNVNLILVQGSVSESLTEKCVHSKRLVVGSVGSGVMQAFAEAAGAVPVTYITQVSAACVGSGVSVTAWRTPLEVRGGNDGMPVLVTVEGINLVTAVLTSSVTAQIHAKEDRFWTCAYRLHHALKEEKVLLGGGAVEFLCLSHLRILAEQSLRRGGHTCSGWLHNASSWLASSLPAYRPAVLERLAEGWRRYLSALMCNAATCSTELGAHTFIEHHVHNAAGSGSPSAYILNEYSKLNSGIFNADIPGKLEQVPRVYDSVTPKIEAWRRALDLVLLVLKTDSEIITGLGHTQINSQELEGLLFL; encoded by the exons ATGAACAATGAACGTGCTTGTGCTCAGCCCGATGCCAGGTGCAGGCTCTCCCGCATCTGGTTTGATCCAGTG gaTAATTCTGAACCCtctttagaagaaattaaaggatcaCAACTAAGGCAGTGCCAAATAGAAATCAGATCAACTCCAAAGGTTGATCATGAAAGTTATGTTCATGCTGGAAGAATACTAACAGTGgcatcttttttctcttgtttcag atgTTGCTTTGTGGTGATGGCTTGCAGGGCAGTAAACAAAAGACGACATGTGGGACTTCAGCAGCTTTCATCATTTGCAGAAACAGGAAGAACGTTCCTAGGCCCAGTGAAATCATCCAAATTCGTTACCAGTGAGGACTGTCTTGAAAGTGTATTAATCAGCTCAACGGTGAGGCTCCTTGAAAGTTTGGATTTGAGCAGCACGGTGGGGCAGCTTCTCAAGGAGGCAGTCCAAGCACAAAACAACACCTATAAAACTGGAAGCAGCACTCTCTTGTTTCTTGTCGGGGCCTGGAGCAGTGCTGCTGAAGAATGTCTCCATCTGGGCGTCCCCGTGTCCATAATAGCTTCGGTGATGTCAGAAGGCGTGGACTCTTGCATTGAGGAGGTCGCTTCCCTTCAAGTGCCGGTCCACAGTGTTTTTGGCCATGGAGACAACACAAAGACAATTTCTGGACTTGAAACACCTCGTGTTGGTTCCTGTCCTTTTCTACAAGTCCCTGCAGGTGCTGGTGGGATAAAGGAAGAGCATGATTTCAAAGATGCTGCCTCTCAATCATTGACCATGTACAGTCCTTCTCGGAGACCCGTTAAACTGCCTGAATTCTTCAACCTTCCAGCAAAGGTCAAAGCAGGTACAGAGGCATCACAAGCTCTGAGGAGCAGTCTGCACACAGACACCTGCTCTAGAAAATCAGCACTAATCCTCAGTAGGCATTTCAACCAGGCAGATGATAGTCTCTGGATAAGCAAACCAGATGGGTTTCTAGAACAGCATAGCACAGCTACTCCCGAAACCTACAGATGCCGTGATTTGGTAGAGTTGGCAGTGGGTTTGAGCCACGGGGATCTCAGCACCATGGAATTAGTAGAAGCAGCAGCACGGCTGCAGTATCAGAAGGCGTGTGTGCGACAAGGCCACTGTACGGTGCCGTTTGTGTTTGATGTTTCTAGGGTCTTCGCTTGCTGTCTTCCAGGCGTGCCTGAAactttttcttgtgtttgttcAGGGTATGTCACTGTCGTGTCAACAGCTAGTATAACCCTGATCAAGGAACTGGAGAATCAGCCTGTCCAGGTGGTTCTCATTGAGGGTGACCTCACAGAGAGTTATCACCACCTGGGATTTAATAAGTCTGCGAACATTAAGACAGTGTTAGATAGCACGGAACTTCCCAGAGACAGCTCAGAAGAACGGTGGGCAAGTCGTGTGTTACAGGTGTTGACCCAGTTCAACGTGAACCTCATCCTGGTGCAAGGAAGTGTATCTGAATCCTTGACTGAAAAGTGTGTGCACAGTAAGCGGCTGGTGGTGGGGTCGGTGGGCAGCGGCGTGATGCAGGCCTTCGCCGAGGCTGCAGGAGCAGTGCCCGTCACCTACATTACCCAAGTGAGTGCAGCCTGTGTGGGGAGTGGCGTCTCTGTGACAGCCTGGAGAACTCCTCTGGAGGTCAGAGGCGGGAACGACGGAATGCCAGTCTTGGTAACAGTGGAAGGGATtaatttggtcacagcagtgctCACTAGCTCAGTCACCGCACAGATACATGCCAAAGAAGATAGGTTCTGGACCTGTGCGTATCGTTTGCATCATGCTCTGAAGGAGGAGAAGGTCCTCCTCGGAGGTGGAGCGGTTGAATTTTTGTGTCTTAGCCATCTTCGAATTCTTGCTGAGCAGTCTCTGAGAAGAGGAGGCCACACCTGTTCGGGGTGGCTTCATAACGCCTCCTCTTGGCTAGCCTCATCTCTGCCAGCGTACAGGCCAGCCGTGCTTGAGCGCCTGGCAGAGGGATGGCGCAGATACCTCTCAGCACTCATGTGCAACGCGGCCACATGTTCCACAGAGCTCGGAGCCCACACTTTCATCGAGCATCACGTGCATAATGCCGCAGGCTCTGGCTCGCCATCAGCTTATATCTTGAATGAATATAGTAAACTAAATAGTGGAATTTTTAATGCAGATATTCCAGGTAAACTGGAGCAGGTTCCAAGAGTTTATGACAGTGTCACACCAAAGATTGAGGCGTGGCGCCGAGCCCTGGACTTGGTGTTGTTGGTACTTAAGACAGACAGTGAAATTATTACTGGACTTGGACACACACAGATAAATTCACAGGAATTAGAAGggcttttgtttttatag
- the Bbs12 gene encoding Bardet-Biedl syndrome 12 protein isoform X2: MACRAVNKRRHVGLQQLSSFAETGRTFLGPVKSSKFVTSEDCLESVLISSTVRLLESLDLSSTVGQLLKEAVQAQNNTYKTGSSTLLFLVGAWSSAAEECLHLGVPVSIIASVMSEGVDSCIEEVASLQVPVHSVFGHGDNTKTISGLETPRVGSCPFLQVPAGAGGIKEEHDFKDAASQSLTMYSPSRRPVKLPEFFNLPAKVKAGTEASQALRSSLHTDTCSRKSALILSRHFNQADDSLWISKPDGFLEQHSTATPETYRCRDLVELAVGLSHGDLSTMELVEAAARLQYQKACVRQGHCTVPFVFDVSRVFACCLPGVPETFSCVCSGYVTVVSTASITLIKELENQPVQVVLIEGDLTESYHHLGFNKSANIKTVLDSTELPRDSSEERWASRVLQVLTQFNVNLILVQGSVSESLTEKCVHSKRLVVGSVGSGVMQAFAEAAGAVPVTYITQVSAACVGSGVSVTAWRTPLEVRGGNDGMPVLVTVEGINLVTAVLTSSVTAQIHAKEDRFWTCAYRLHHALKEEKVLLGGGAVEFLCLSHLRILAEQSLRRGGHTCSGWLHNASSWLASSLPAYRPAVLERLAEGWRRYLSALMCNAATCSTELGAHTFIEHHVHNAAGSGSPSAYILNEYSKLNSGIFNADIPGKLEQVPRVYDSVTPKIEAWRRALDLVLLVLKTDSEIITGLGHTQINSQELEGLLFL, encoded by the coding sequence ATGGCTTGCAGGGCAGTAAACAAAAGACGACATGTGGGACTTCAGCAGCTTTCATCATTTGCAGAAACAGGAAGAACGTTCCTAGGCCCAGTGAAATCATCCAAATTCGTTACCAGTGAGGACTGTCTTGAAAGTGTATTAATCAGCTCAACGGTGAGGCTCCTTGAAAGTTTGGATTTGAGCAGCACGGTGGGGCAGCTTCTCAAGGAGGCAGTCCAAGCACAAAACAACACCTATAAAACTGGAAGCAGCACTCTCTTGTTTCTTGTCGGGGCCTGGAGCAGTGCTGCTGAAGAATGTCTCCATCTGGGCGTCCCCGTGTCCATAATAGCTTCGGTGATGTCAGAAGGCGTGGACTCTTGCATTGAGGAGGTCGCTTCCCTTCAAGTGCCGGTCCACAGTGTTTTTGGCCATGGAGACAACACAAAGACAATTTCTGGACTTGAAACACCTCGTGTTGGTTCCTGTCCTTTTCTACAAGTCCCTGCAGGTGCTGGTGGGATAAAGGAAGAGCATGATTTCAAAGATGCTGCCTCTCAATCATTGACCATGTACAGTCCTTCTCGGAGACCCGTTAAACTGCCTGAATTCTTCAACCTTCCAGCAAAGGTCAAAGCAGGTACAGAGGCATCACAAGCTCTGAGGAGCAGTCTGCACACAGACACCTGCTCTAGAAAATCAGCACTAATCCTCAGTAGGCATTTCAACCAGGCAGATGATAGTCTCTGGATAAGCAAACCAGATGGGTTTCTAGAACAGCATAGCACAGCTACTCCCGAAACCTACAGATGCCGTGATTTGGTAGAGTTGGCAGTGGGTTTGAGCCACGGGGATCTCAGCACCATGGAATTAGTAGAAGCAGCAGCACGGCTGCAGTATCAGAAGGCGTGTGTGCGACAAGGCCACTGTACGGTGCCGTTTGTGTTTGATGTTTCTAGGGTCTTCGCTTGCTGTCTTCCAGGCGTGCCTGAAactttttcttgtgtttgttcAGGGTATGTCACTGTCGTGTCAACAGCTAGTATAACCCTGATCAAGGAACTGGAGAATCAGCCTGTCCAGGTGGTTCTCATTGAGGGTGACCTCACAGAGAGTTATCACCACCTGGGATTTAATAAGTCTGCGAACATTAAGACAGTGTTAGATAGCACGGAACTTCCCAGAGACAGCTCAGAAGAACGGTGGGCAAGTCGTGTGTTACAGGTGTTGACCCAGTTCAACGTGAACCTCATCCTGGTGCAAGGAAGTGTATCTGAATCCTTGACTGAAAAGTGTGTGCACAGTAAGCGGCTGGTGGTGGGGTCGGTGGGCAGCGGCGTGATGCAGGCCTTCGCCGAGGCTGCAGGAGCAGTGCCCGTCACCTACATTACCCAAGTGAGTGCAGCCTGTGTGGGGAGTGGCGTCTCTGTGACAGCCTGGAGAACTCCTCTGGAGGTCAGAGGCGGGAACGACGGAATGCCAGTCTTGGTAACAGTGGAAGGGATtaatttggtcacagcagtgctCACTAGCTCAGTCACCGCACAGATACATGCCAAAGAAGATAGGTTCTGGACCTGTGCGTATCGTTTGCATCATGCTCTGAAGGAGGAGAAGGTCCTCCTCGGAGGTGGAGCGGTTGAATTTTTGTGTCTTAGCCATCTTCGAATTCTTGCTGAGCAGTCTCTGAGAAGAGGAGGCCACACCTGTTCGGGGTGGCTTCATAACGCCTCCTCTTGGCTAGCCTCATCTCTGCCAGCGTACAGGCCAGCCGTGCTTGAGCGCCTGGCAGAGGGATGGCGCAGATACCTCTCAGCACTCATGTGCAACGCGGCCACATGTTCCACAGAGCTCGGAGCCCACACTTTCATCGAGCATCACGTGCATAATGCCGCAGGCTCTGGCTCGCCATCAGCTTATATCTTGAATGAATATAGTAAACTAAATAGTGGAATTTTTAATGCAGATATTCCAGGTAAACTGGAGCAGGTTCCAAGAGTTTATGACAGTGTCACACCAAAGATTGAGGCGTGGCGCCGAGCCCTGGACTTGGTGTTGTTGGTACTTAAGACAGACAGTGAAATTATTACTGGACTTGGACACACACAGATAAATTCACAGGAATTAGAAGggcttttgtttttatag